One genomic segment of Thermodesulfobacteriota bacterium includes these proteins:
- a CDS encoding N-6 DNA methylase: MAKKTKLIEKATRIPEIRKTNWDETITRYLHDVETLNKESARSHRFTALLQQLLDIEPNFIENYSTGIERFLKVKQKDRILKGEADNLFGNVIIEFESIIPKKLPEAEEQLRRYIAILWSLEKADNRTPFLSIATDGVRFVTYSPEPVNPDKQDLSPDDIKLHVLEEADWTRLKPEEVFYWLDRYFLRKIIMSPTSETIVRDFGTKSHAFQTTNGALLNLWEKVKNQSGFQVIYDSWEKYLRIVYGSDVAGDELFVRHTYLATLAKLMSWMRISENTTLPDDVQIAQMLEGELFKRQGIENFIEEDFFSWLSRAQAVKTGVEVVRWLFSLLQNYNLRELSEDVLKSLYQELVDPETRQDLGEFYTPDWLAHRMVKKLLDERPDGALLDPACGSGTFLYLAIREKRSRLGNTSQSLRHILSSVYGADVHPLAVIVAKTNYILALGDLLKSRKGIVSIPVYLTNTIRLPELKTQTTLWGLASYAVELDGSEVLLPEVLLDDLNVYDRAIELCKDFARHNKGKSIDKQSFYNFLIAQQFPMIKNQALLEALFAVTETLKKFIDSDRDTIWAFILKNIFKPLFFKKQFDFIVGNPPWIVFNSIREPQYQEFLKGHITGRYNLLKGRGELITHMEIATLFLVRAADLYLKSGGSIAFVLPRSLFSADQHGGLRQRTFVLSEDVKQNLVWREVWDCENITPLFNVPCCVLFADKCDRELQIGYPILGQIIRGKLKRKNASLKEAEEELTLDKAEFFLNTRGKRSYWGTEKGKASYEGSFYARHFKQGATIVPRSFWFVQIKPSPLGFDTSRPPLETDPRAIEMAKRPYHDVRLEGNVESEFLYATLLSTDLLPFGHLDYRLVVLPIRPEDNHYELIDKQKAHKDGLYGLEKWLEKAEAEWTKRRGAKAEQMSIYERLDRVHGLTHQNSQAKYRVIYNTSGTNLTAAVVKNEQIEFGIAGQVISMKRFIVDHKTYFYELSNNEEVFFLVSVFNSPAIDKMIKPMQSRGLFGERDIHKKVLELSIPQFKADNPIHRCLAELGKECTVKVERWLASGGAGNIKSIGRLRGMVRKTLSDELKEIDRLVKEILG, from the coding sequence TAAAAGTAAAACAAAAGGACCGCATTCTGAAGGGGGAAGCGGATAACCTCTTTGGTAATGTAATTATAGAGTTCGAATCCATCATCCCCAAGAAGCTTCCTGAGGCAGAAGAACAGTTACGCCGTTATATCGCTATACTTTGGTCTCTGGAAAAGGCAGATAACAGGACGCCTTTCCTGTCTATAGCTACAGACGGGGTCCGCTTCGTAACTTATTCGCCGGAACCGGTCAATCCAGATAAACAAGATTTATCACCCGATGATATAAAGCTCCATGTACTTGAAGAGGCAGACTGGACAAGATTAAAACCGGAAGAGGTTTTTTACTGGCTTGACCGCTATTTCCTGCGCAAGATAATCATGTCTCCGACGAGCGAGACAATAGTGCGTGATTTCGGCACCAAAAGCCACGCCTTTCAAACTACAAATGGTGCGCTCCTTAATCTGTGGGAGAAAGTTAAAAACCAGAGCGGTTTTCAGGTTATATACGATAGCTGGGAGAAATATCTCCGTATTGTGTACGGAAGCGATGTTGCCGGGGATGAGCTGTTTGTCCGTCACACCTATCTGGCTACGCTGGCAAAGCTCATGTCCTGGATGAGAATAAGCGAGAATACGACCCTTCCTGACGACGTTCAAATTGCCCAGATGCTGGAAGGAGAACTGTTCAAGAGACAGGGGATCGAGAATTTTATAGAAGAGGATTTTTTCTCGTGGCTGTCTCGCGCCCAAGCGGTTAAAACGGGAGTCGAAGTAGTGCGCTGGCTATTCAGCCTTTTGCAAAATTATAACCTGCGCGAGCTATCGGAAGACGTGCTCAAGTCTCTTTATCAGGAACTTGTTGATCCCGAGACACGCCAGGACCTGGGCGAATTCTACACGCCGGATTGGCTTGCGCATCGCATGGTTAAGAAGTTATTGGATGAAAGACCCGATGGCGCTTTGCTCGACCCCGCCTGCGGCTCCGGTACTTTTCTTTATCTGGCCATTAGGGAGAAGAGATCGAGACTAGGAAACACTTCTCAGAGCTTGCGGCATATCCTCAGTTCGGTGTACGGCGCTGATGTGCATCCGCTTGCTGTAATTGTGGCAAAGACAAACTACATTCTAGCCCTGGGAGATTTACTCAAGAGCAGAAAGGGTATAGTTTCCATTCCGGTTTATCTGACAAACACAATCCGACTGCCTGAACTCAAGACTCAGACCACTCTTTGGGGATTGGCCAGCTATGCTGTGGAGCTAGACGGAAGTGAAGTCCTTTTACCGGAGGTGTTACTAGACGATCTCAATGTCTACGACCGGGCAATTGAACTCTGTAAGGATTTTGCCAGGCACAACAAGGGAAAATCAATCGACAAACAATCTTTTTATAACTTTCTGATTGCCCAGCAGTTTCCCATGATTAAAAATCAAGCGCTCCTCGAAGCTCTCTTCGCCGTCACAGAAACTCTGAAGAAATTCATTGATAGTGACCGGGATACCATTTGGGCATTTATCTTGAAAAACATATTCAAGCCTCTATTCTTCAAGAAACAGTTTGACTTCATAGTCGGCAATCCGCCCTGGATTGTTTTTAACAGCATTAGAGAGCCGCAGTATCAGGAGTTTCTAAAGGGTCACATTACAGGACGTTATAATCTGCTAAAGGGACGCGGTGAACTCATTACCCACATGGAGATTGCAACCCTTTTTCTGGTACGTGCGGCAGACCTATATCTCAAGTCCGGCGGTAGTATAGCCTTTGTTCTGCCTAGAAGTTTATTCAGCGCCGACCAGCACGGCGGACTTCGCCAGAGAACTTTTGTACTGAGCGAGGATGTGAAGCAGAATCTCGTCTGGCGTGAGGTATGGGATTGCGAAAACATCACTCCATTATTTAACGTGCCCTGTTGTGTGTTGTTTGCCGACAAGTGCGACAGGGAATTACAAATTGGATATCCCATTCTAGGTCAAATTATTAGAGGTAAGCTGAAACGAAAAAACGCTTCACTCAAGGAAGCGGAAGAGGAGCTAACCTTAGACAAGGCTGAATTTTTCTTGAACACTAGAGGCAAACGTTCTTATTGGGGGACGGAGAAAGGAAAAGCCTCTTATGAAGGAAGCTTCTATGCCAGACATTTTAAGCAGGGGGCTACGATCGTTCCTCGTTCGTTCTGGTTTGTTCAAATAAAGCCTTCTCCTCTTGGTTTTGATACGTCCAGGCCGCCATTGGAAACCGACCCAAGGGCGATAGAGATGGCCAAGAGGCCCTATCATGATGTCAGGCTGGAAGGAAATGTAGAAAGCGAATTTCTCTATGCTACGCTTCTTTCGACAGACCTGCTTCCGTTTGGACACCTCGACTATCGCCTGGTAGTGCTGCCAATTAGGCCTGAGGATAATCACTACGAGTTGATTGATAAGCAAAAAGCACACAAAGACGGACTTTATGGGCTAGAGAAGTGGCTTGAGAAAGCGGAAGCAGAATGGACAAAGCGTCGTGGAGCTAAAGCCGAACAAATGAGCATTTATGAAAGACTTGATCGTGTTCATGGTTTGACTCACCAAAATTCGCAAGCAAAGTATCGGGTCATTTACAATACCTCTGGTACAAATTTGACTGCCGCTGTGGTGAAAAACGAGCAAATTGAGTTTGGAATCGCAGGTCAGGTCATTTCAATGAAGAGGTTTATAGTTGACCACAAGACTTACTTTTATGAGTTGAGTAATAACGAGGAGGTTTTCTTTTTAGTCTCGGTCTTTAATTCGCCTGCAATTGACAAGATGATAAAGCCGATGCAAAGTCGTGGCTTATTCGGGGAACGTGATATACACAAAAAGGTTCTTGAACTTTCTATTCCACAATTCAAAGCGGATAATCCCATTCATCGTTGTCTAGCGGAATTAGGTAAGGAATGCACGGTGAAAGTAGAGCGATGGCTGGCAAGTGGAGGCGCAGGCAATATCAAAAGCATCGGTAGATTGCGGGGTATGGTAAGGAAGACGTTGAGTGATGAATTAAAAGAGATTGATAGGCTGGTTAAGGAGATTCTTGGTTGA